Proteins encoded within one genomic window of Ostrinia nubilalis chromosome 5, ilOstNubi1.1, whole genome shotgun sequence:
- the LOC135072256 gene encoding protein RER1 translates to MMDGNDLASESVRRNIISQAWSRISQIYQGTLDGWTPYTKGRWIGSIVLVLIFLLRIFTKQGWYIITYALGIYHLNLFIAFLTPKIDPAMDFDGDDDNGPALPTRATEEFRPFIRRLPEFKFWLSVTKSTIIAFFCTFIDAFNIPVFWPILVMYFITLFCITMKRQIKHMIKYRYLPFTHSKPKYKTVDPAVTVN, encoded by the exons ATGATGGACGGCAATGATTTAGCATCTGAATCTGTTCGAAGAAACATCATTTCTCAAGCTTGGTCACGCATTTCCCAG ATTTACCAAGGAACACTAGATGGATGGACACCATATACTAAGGGAAGATGGATTGGCAGTATAGTTCTTGTATTAATATTCCTACTTAGAATATTTACCAAGCAA GGTTGGTATATTATAACATATGCACTTGGGATATACCATTTAAATTTGTTCATTGCATTCCTAACACCAAAAATTGATCCAGCAATGGATTTTGATG gtgatgatgataatggtCCAGCTCTACCAACAAGGGCTACAGAAGAATTCCGACCGTTCATACGGCGACTGCCAGAATTTAAGTTCTGGCTCTCTGTAACAAAGAGCACTATCATTGCATTCTTCTGTACTTTTATCGACGCTTTTAATATTCCAGTATTTTGGCCCATTTTGGTCATGTATTTTATAACACTATTTTGTATTACGATGAAGAGACAAATCAAG catATGATCAAATACCGGTACCTGCCGTTCACTCACAGCAAACCAAAGTACAAAACTGTTGACCCTGCAGTAACTGTTAACTGA
- the LOC135071872 gene encoding TOX high mobility group box family member 3-like isoform X5, whose product MMNPAQDGLAPPGGAPSYQQPLYLQEPHTPVTSHSGAGAPAGNYMIQQQPGGQQRLLMMQPSQVMSGPPTPSTPTQPSAPVYGSPQRASPPGTTSDDSDDSVPSHHSQLPGDAESLLPIHYCSASRQQQTTLHQMGVSSMGVKRSSPEPMDNGMNRGQMQKKPKVQKKKKKRDPNEPQKPVSAYALFFRDTQAAIKGQNPNASFGEVSKIVASMWDGLDSEHKSVYKQKTEVAKKEYLKALAAYRASLVSKGGEQENQTMYNHNNSANSNYGNYYQGQTYGNGHSPQGFVPNSVPQGYSPQNYPGGQPQPAYPGQTPQGYPANPQQSPQNYQGNMAHAPQNYQGVPGQSPQSYQVNPGNSPQGCQPSLAQSPRSYQPAQSPSNYAANSGLSPPGYRQVQSQSPPMGSVHPAMQYHHSQQQMQQAHQQMQQAHQVQQYQQQQQQQQQQQQQQQQQQQQQQQQQQQQQQQQQQQQQQQQQQQQQQPQQQQIPGQVPKPEHSPNSNGSSGMPQQSPDQNENRSTPSCIRQGCTNPAIANSEWEDEYCSNECVVSHCRDVFSSWVASNSSNQMQNFSAVK is encoded by the exons ATGATGAATCCGGCTCAAGACGGACTAGCACCGCCGGGCGGTGCACCTTCTTACCAGCAACCTCTTTATTTACAAGAACCCCATACACCTGTTACGTCGCACAG TGGGGCAGGTGCCCCTGCTGGTAACTACATGATCCAGCAGCAACCTGGTGGTCAGCAGCGGCTGctgatgatgcaacccagccaagTGATGAGTGGCCCACCCACACCCAGTACTCCCACTCAACCCTCAGCACCTGTATATGGATCCCCACAACGAGCGTCACCACCAGGCACAACTAGTGATGATTCAGATGACAGTGTGCCTTCACATCATTCCCAG TTGCCTGGTGATGCGGAAAGCCTTCTGCCTATCCATTATTGCTCAGCGAGCCGGCAGCAACAAACTACGCTTCATCAG ATGGGTGTAAGCAGTATGGGAGTAAAAAGGTCTTCTCCAGAACCCATGGATAATGGAATGAATCGGGGACAAATGCAGAAAAAacctaaagttcaaaagaaaaagaagaagagagATCCAAATGAACCACAAAA ACCAGTGTCAGCATATGCACTATTTTTCCGGGACACACAAGCAGCAATAAAAGGACAAAATCCCAATGCAAGTTTTGGAGAAGTTTCAAAAATAGTTGCATCCATGTGGGATGGTCTTGATTCAGAACATAAAAGT GTTTACAAACAGAAGACCGAAGTGGCCAAAAAGGAGTATCTCAAAGCACTTGCTGCATACAGAGCTAGCTTAGTTTCAAAG GGAGGTGAACAAGAGAACCAGACCATGTATAATCACAACAATAGTGCCAATTCAAATTATGGTAATTATTACCAGGGGCAAACATATGGAAATGGTCACTCACCTCAAGGATTTGTGCCAAACAGTGTGCCTCAAGGCTATTCGCCACAAAACTACCCTGGAGGCCAACCACAGCCCGCTTACCCTGGCCAAACTCCACAAGGATACCCTGCTAATCCCCAACAATCACCTCAAAACTATCAAGGCAATATGGCCCATGCACCACAAAATTACCAG GGTGTTCCGGGTCAATCACCCCAGAGTTATCAAGTAAACCCTGGCAACTCACCCCAAGGCTGTCAGCCCAGCCTTGCACAGTCTCCACGAAGTTATCAGCCTGCGCAGTCGCCATCTAACTACGCTGCAAATTCAGGCCTATCACCACCGGGTTACAGACAAGTACAATCGCAGTCCCCACCCATGGGGTCTGTTCACCCTGCCATGCAGTACCATCATTCCCAACAG CAAATGCAGCAAGCTCATCAACAAATGCAACAGGCACATCAGGTACAACAGTAtcagcaacaacaacaacaacagcagcaacaacaacaacagcagcagcaacaacaacaacaacagcagcagcaacaacagcagcagcagcaacaacaacagcaacaacaacagcagcaacaacaacagcagcagcagcaaccACAGCAACAACAAATCCCTGGACAAGTGCCAAAACCTGAACATTCTCCAAATAGTAACGGCAGCTCTGGCATGCCACAGCAGTCGCCTGAT CAAAATGAAAACAGAAGTACACCCTCATGTATCCGACAAGGCTGTACAAACCCAGCCATAGCCAATAGTGAATGGGAAGATGAATATTGTTCCAATGAATGTGTAGTCAGCCACTGCAG AGATGTCTTCAGCTCTTGGGTAGCTTCCAACAGCAGCAACCAGATGCAAAATTTTTCCGCAGTGAAGTAA
- the LOC135071872 gene encoding TOX high mobility group box family member 3-like isoform X6, whose amino-acid sequence MMNPAQDGLAPPGGAPSYQQPLYLQEPHTPVTSHSGAGAPAGNYMIQQQPGGQQRLLMMQPSQVMSGPPTPSTPTQPSAPVYGSPQRASPPGTTSDDSDDSVPSHHSQMGVSSMGVKRSSPEPMDNGMNRGQMQKKPKVQKKKKKRDPNEPQKPVSAYALFFRDTQAAIKGQNPNASFGEVSKIVASMWDGLDSEHKSVYKQKTEVAKKEYLKALAAYRASLVSKGGEQENQTMYNHNNSANSNYGNYYQGQTYGNGHSPQGFVPNSVPQGYSPQNYPGGQPQPAYPGQTPQGYPANPQQSPQNYQGNMAHAPQNYQGVPGQSPQSYQVNPGNSPQGCQPSLAQSPRSYQPAQSPSNYAANSGLSPPGYRQVQSQSPPMGSVHPAMQYHHSQQQMQQAHQQMQQAHQVQQYQQQQQQQQQQQQQQQQQQQQQQQQQQQQQQQQQQQQQQQQQQQQQQPQQQQIPGQVPKPEHSPNSNGSSGMPQQSPDQNENRSTPSCIRQGCTNPAIANSEWEDEYCSNECVVSHCRDVFSSWVASNSSNQMQNFSAVK is encoded by the exons ATGATGAATCCGGCTCAAGACGGACTAGCACCGCCGGGCGGTGCACCTTCTTACCAGCAACCTCTTTATTTACAAGAACCCCATACACCTGTTACGTCGCACAG TGGGGCAGGTGCCCCTGCTGGTAACTACATGATCCAGCAGCAACCTGGTGGTCAGCAGCGGCTGctgatgatgcaacccagccaagTGATGAGTGGCCCACCCACACCCAGTACTCCCACTCAACCCTCAGCACCTGTATATGGATCCCCACAACGAGCGTCACCACCAGGCACAACTAGTGATGATTCAGATGACAGTGTGCCTTCACATCATTCCCAG ATGGGTGTAAGCAGTATGGGAGTAAAAAGGTCTTCTCCAGAACCCATGGATAATGGAATGAATCGGGGACAAATGCAGAAAAAacctaaagttcaaaagaaaaagaagaagagagATCCAAATGAACCACAAAA ACCAGTGTCAGCATATGCACTATTTTTCCGGGACACACAAGCAGCAATAAAAGGACAAAATCCCAATGCAAGTTTTGGAGAAGTTTCAAAAATAGTTGCATCCATGTGGGATGGTCTTGATTCAGAACATAAAAGT GTTTACAAACAGAAGACCGAAGTGGCCAAAAAGGAGTATCTCAAAGCACTTGCTGCATACAGAGCTAGCTTAGTTTCAAAG GGAGGTGAACAAGAGAACCAGACCATGTATAATCACAACAATAGTGCCAATTCAAATTATGGTAATTATTACCAGGGGCAAACATATGGAAATGGTCACTCACCTCAAGGATTTGTGCCAAACAGTGTGCCTCAAGGCTATTCGCCACAAAACTACCCTGGAGGCCAACCACAGCCCGCTTACCCTGGCCAAACTCCACAAGGATACCCTGCTAATCCCCAACAATCACCTCAAAACTATCAAGGCAATATGGCCCATGCACCACAAAATTACCAG GGTGTTCCGGGTCAATCACCCCAGAGTTATCAAGTAAACCCTGGCAACTCACCCCAAGGCTGTCAGCCCAGCCTTGCACAGTCTCCACGAAGTTATCAGCCTGCGCAGTCGCCATCTAACTACGCTGCAAATTCAGGCCTATCACCACCGGGTTACAGACAAGTACAATCGCAGTCCCCACCCATGGGGTCTGTTCACCCTGCCATGCAGTACCATCATTCCCAACAG CAAATGCAGCAAGCTCATCAACAAATGCAACAGGCACATCAGGTACAACAGTAtcagcaacaacaacaacaacagcagcaacaacaacaacagcagcagcaacaacaacaacaacagcagcagcaacaacagcagcagcagcaacaacaacagcaacaacaacagcagcaacaacaacagcagcagcagcaaccACAGCAACAACAAATCCCTGGACAAGTGCCAAAACCTGAACATTCTCCAAATAGTAACGGCAGCTCTGGCATGCCACAGCAGTCGCCTGAT CAAAATGAAAACAGAAGTACACCCTCATGTATCCGACAAGGCTGTACAAACCCAGCCATAGCCAATAGTGAATGGGAAGATGAATATTGTTCCAATGAATGTGTAGTCAGCCACTGCAG AGATGTCTTCAGCTCTTGGGTAGCTTCCAACAGCAGCAACCAGATGCAAAATTTTTCCGCAGTGAAGTAA